From the genome of Niabella agricola, one region includes:
- a CDS encoding SDR family NAD(P)-dependent oxidoreductase — protein sequence MEFANKTAIVTGAAQGIGFELCRQLAAGGAGVILNDLDPALAQNAAATINMQFPGKVYAVGGDCSNPEVIRQLVQAAVDQYGSLDMAIANAGVTLFGDFLDYSPEAFYKVLQVNLGGSFFLAQAAAQRMKTQGSGGSILFMSSVTGHLAHKGLVAYGMTKAALEMLARNLVIELSAYGININAIAPGATLTERTQADPEYAAKWEKITPGGRPATADDIARTALFLVHEKSRHINGQHIVIDGGWSCVGVQPD from the coding sequence ATGGAGTTCGCTAACAAAACAGCCATAGTAACCGGTGCCGCGCAGGGCATTGGCTTTGAATTGTGCCGGCAACTGGCCGCCGGCGGTGCGGGGGTCATCCTGAACGACCTGGACCCGGCCCTGGCACAAAATGCAGCAGCCACGATCAATATGCAGTTTCCCGGAAAGGTTTATGCCGTTGGAGGCGATTGCAGCAACCCGGAAGTGATCCGGCAACTGGTGCAGGCCGCCGTTGACCAGTACGGCAGCCTGGATATGGCCATCGCCAATGCGGGGGTCACCTTGTTTGGCGATTTCCTGGATTATAGTCCGGAAGCTTTTTACAAGGTATTGCAGGTAAACCTGGGCGGCTCTTTCTTTCTGGCGCAGGCTGCTGCACAACGAATGAAAACCCAGGGCAGCGGGGGCTCCATCCTGTTTATGTCTTCCGTAACCGGGCACCTGGCACATAAAGGACTGGTGGCCTATGGCATGACCAAGGCAGCGCTGGAAATGCTGGCCCGCAACCTGGTGATTGAGCTTTCCGCCTACGGCATCAACATCAACGCCATTGCACCCGGCGCCACACTTACGGAGCGCACCCAGGCAGACCCGGAATATGCGGCCAAATGGGAAAAGATCACACCCGGAGGCCGGCCCGCAACGGCAGACGACATTGCCCGCACGGCCTTATTCCTGGTGCACGAAAAATCCCGCCATATAAACGGGCAGCATATCGTTATTGACGGCGGGTGGAGTTGCGTGGGTGTGCAGCCGGATTGA
- a CDS encoding DUF763 domain-containing protein produces MKRSGSADLPLHYGQVPPWLATRMATLGKAIVEEIIAGQGKNALLSKLSDPFWFQSLGAVMGMDWHSSGITTSVMGALRRSINPLAKEFGIFICGGKGNQSRNTPNEILRFAETTGLPAEDLVRSSKLSAKVDNTAVQDGFQLYQHHFIVSDAGEWAVIQQGMRDSSATARRYHWHSPTVKSFTETPHTSIYGVNQGSILNLTDKSAQPLKTAMLEVAAENPDQMLPEISRISRHLVMPGHHDVKAKDVDLKRLGAVLWLAQEKNVSNFEELLLLEGLGPRTLQSLALVSEVIYGQPAQFKDPARFSFAHGGKDGHPFPVPTNVYDETIDTLQQAIQRSKLGRQDKIQAIQSLSKVADRLAEDFVPDGSIDEYIAHERANSWKYGGRTVFGKARPPQNRQLDLFGDLS; encoded by the coding sequence ATGAAACGATCCGGCAGTGCAGATTTACCCTTACATTACGGCCAGGTACCGCCCTGGCTGGCAACGCGCATGGCTACATTAGGCAAAGCCATTGTAGAAGAAATTATCGCCGGTCAGGGTAAAAATGCCTTGCTATCCAAATTAAGTGATCCCTTCTGGTTCCAGAGCCTGGGCGCCGTAATGGGTATGGACTGGCATTCTTCCGGCATCACCACTTCGGTAATGGGTGCATTAAGAAGAAGCATCAACCCGCTGGCCAAAGAGTTTGGCATCTTCATCTGTGGTGGCAAGGGCAACCAATCCAGGAATACCCCCAATGAGATCCTGAGGTTTGCCGAAACCACCGGGCTGCCGGCGGAGGACCTGGTGCGGAGCAGTAAGCTGAGCGCAAAGGTGGATAATACAGCCGTTCAGGATGGGTTTCAATTGTACCAGCACCATTTTATTGTAAGTGATGCAGGTGAGTGGGCCGTTATCCAGCAAGGGATGCGCGACAGCAGCGCCACCGCCCGCCGTTACCACTGGCACTCTCCCACTGTAAAATCGTTTACCGAAACGCCGCATACCAGTATCTACGGGGTAAACCAGGGGTCGATCCTCAACCTGACCGATAAAAGTGCGCAGCCTTTAAAAACAGCCATGCTGGAGGTAGCCGCAGAAAATCCCGATCAGATGTTACCCGAGATCTCAAGGATCAGCAGGCACCTGGTAATGCCCGGGCATCATGACGTAAAAGCAAAAGATGTGGACCTGAAGCGCCTGGGCGCGGTGTTATGGCTGGCACAGGAAAAGAACGTAAGTAATTTTGAAGAGCTGTTGTTACTGGAAGGCCTGGGCCCCAGAACGTTGCAGTCCCTGGCCCTGGTGAGTGAGGTCATTTACGGGCAGCCGGCACAGTTTAAAGACCCGGCCCGTTTTTCTTTTGCCCATGGCGGCAAGGATGGCCATCCCTTCCCCGTGCCCACCAACGTTTATGATGAAACGATTGACACCTTACAACAGGCCATACAAAGATCAAAGCTGGGCCGGCAGGATAAAATACAGGCCATCCAATCGCTTTCAAAAGTAGCGGACCGGCTGGCGGAAGATTTTGTACCGGATGGAAGTATTGACGAGTACATTGCTCATGAACGGGCCAACTCCTGGAAATACGGCGGCAGGACTGTTTTTGGTAAAGCCCGGCCTCCTCAAAACCGACAGTTGGATCTGTTTGGTGATCTGTCGTAA